The sequence below is a genomic window from Tissierellales bacterium.
TAAATAAACCATTACAGGAGGAAATTATTATGAGAAAAAGATTAGCAGCATCCACATTGATTGCGATTATGATGTTCACACAGGGAGCCGCATTTGCAGCAAAGGACGTGAATTTTGGAGATGTAGAAAATAGACAAGAACTAGAATCAATTATAAATAAGATAGATAAGCAGGATTTGAGAGACTTACAAGTTAAGTATAGAACTGGTAAATTGACAGAAGATGATATGAGAAAAGTATTAGAATCCGCCAATAGATAATAAATAAAAAGGAGATGCGAATGCATCTCCTTTTTTTATAATCTATTAGTTGAAAATTATTAGTTGCAAACTACTAGTTGCAAAAATTATGCTTGATTAACAGATCCAAATAATTCCATTTTTTCTTTAACTGTAGCTTTGATAGCTTCAAAACCAGGAGCTAAGATTTTTCTAGGGTCAAAACCTTTACCTTCTAAATCTTTTTTAGCCTCGAAGTATTCACGAGTAGCTGCAGCAAATGTCAATTGACATTCTGTATTTACATTGATTTTAGAAACACCTAAAGAGATAGCTTCTTTAATCATGTCTGCAGGGATACCAGTACCACCGTGAAGAACTAGAGGCATACCTTTAGTTGCTTCATTGATTCTAGCTAAAGCATCAAAGTTTAGTCCTTGCCAGTTTGCAGGGTACTTACCGTGGATATTACCGATACCAGCAGCTAGCATATCAACGCCAAGGTCTGCGATCATTTTACATTCAGCAGCATCAGCTATTTCGCCAGCGCCTACAACACCATCTTCTTCTCCACCGATAGAACCAACTTCGGCTTCAACTGAAATACCTTTTTCGTTAGCAATTCTGATGATTTCTTTTGATTTTTCGATATTTTCTTCGATTGCGTAGTGTGAACCATCGAACATAACAGAAGAAAAACCAGCTTCAATTGTAGCAAGAGCACCTTCGTAGCTACCATGATCTAAATGAAGTGCTACAGGAACAGTGATTTTAAGCTCTTCTAACATACCATTTACCATACCTACAACAGTCTTGTAACCACCCATATAACGGCCAGCACCTTCAGAAACACCTAAGATGACAGGAGAATTATTTTCCTGAGCTGTCAAAAGGATTGCTTTTGTCCATTCTAGGTTGTTAATGTTGAATTGACCTACGGCATATTTGCCTTCTCTTGCTTTGTTTAACATTTCTTTTGCTGAAACTAACATATAAAGAGACCTCCAATAAAATATATATTTTCTACTTTCAAGGTTATTATAAAGCAAAAAGCACAAAAAGAAAACCTCAAAAGCTGAATTTAACTAGATTTTTAAAGATAAACCCTTTTCCCGAGACCTAAACCAACGATTAACAATTATCCTCAATTACCAAACAATCAATACCCAATAATTATAGCATAAAACTAATCGTGATAGAATTTTTCAGATTTTTTAAAATACAATATAAACAAAAAAGCAGTCTCATAATTGAGACTGCTTTCACTTAGTGGTTATGCTTTAGACCACCCTTTTATTTTAATCATGTCATCATCATCTCCCTTCGTGAAAGATTAACCGGTTAAGTATAGTATACAGTGCATCGTATAAAACGACTAGTCCA
It includes:
- the fba gene encoding class II fructose-1,6-bisphosphate aldolase, giving the protein MLVSAKEMLNKAREGKYAVGQFNINNLEWTKAILLTAQENNSPVILGVSEGAGRYMGGYKTVVGMVNGMLEELKITVPVALHLDHGSYEGALATIEAGFSSVMFDGSHYAIEENIEKSKEIIRIANEKGISVEAEVGSIGGEEDGVVGAGEIADAAECKMIADLGVDMLAAGIGNIHGKYPANWQGLNFDALARINEATKGMPLVLHGGTGIPADMIKEAISLGVSKINVNTECQLTFAAATREYFEAKKDLEGKGFDPRKILAPGFEAIKATVKEKMELFGSVNQA